The genomic interval GACACCGCATGTAGAAGGACAGATGCAGCACCCACGTATCTAAGTAGTGGATTTCCGACGTGCAGGACTGAGCTGCTCTGTCCTATCTTCTGGTGCCGTTGCACTGCCAAGGCGTTAGAGGGGGCACTGACGCACTGCATGTTCTCACCCACACCATGGTTCCATAACTTTGTTCCTTTTATCGACCCGCCCCTTATCcatgtgttgtaaataaataacggCATATTTACTGCTTGCTTTTTAAGATTAGCCCTAGTGATAAAGGTTTCATTTGATGTTTTCTCCTTTCCTATCTGTGTGACAATAGTGACGCCACAGACGCTTTGCGCAATCATATTTAGACTCATTTGGGTTTACGTTGTTGCTTTCAacccttttgtttgtttcctgaTAGCACTCCGAATGTAACTCTGCCACCAACACTTTGTGAATGAGTAGGGCGAATTGGAAGATTGTGTgttcatgtactgtacatatagcGGCGGTGGTTTCTGATGAACGCTAATATACCCAGGCAAGGACCGTGTTGGGTGGCATTGACGCTACCTGAGCTAAAAGTCACAGGCCGCTTGTTTTCTCCATCTCTGCTTTGATGTGTTGAACCACTCAGTTCAGACTCTACTTTATTGTATACTCTAATTTCTCCTGAATGGACTTTTCATTGCAGCAATTATTTTCCAAAGCAGTTCTATGTATTCCGTAGTGTTGAAGTagtaaaaaaactattttgggGAGGAGGAAAAACAGAATTTTGGAAAGAAAACGGACTGATTCATTGAAATTAATTGTGTATATAAAGTTTTGATGATTATGACATTAAACATCTTTGGAAAAATAACTGTCACATGGGAAATGATTGGCTGAATGTAAACCGGTTTTAAGATTTTGTTCAGAAGTGTATACACAATATTTAACAGTATTTAAATAGTATTTTTCTCGCTTTTGCTCCTGATTAAGATTTTATATGAAACTAAAACAAATGGAGCAGGTTCATTATTCCTTGCTGGTaagtattacaaaaaaatacatgtatactTTTTTGATACGTTTTTTCAGAATTTTCactcaaaattacattttttgtttaagTCAAGCAAAATCTCTTGTGACGGCagccaaaatatttatttcctgtAAGTGCACTCGTTCTACTCATGTCcagtaggtggcggtaatgcgcCTTAATTCTAATTTACCAACCGCCATTTCAGAGCGAAGAGTATCCGGATGTACATCTGTAAGTGACGTCATCGTGTTTACACCTTTCGCTAGCTTATTAGCACGAAcggaacaaaaacatacaatatatgtatgtaacatTTACACAATATTACCGCAACCCTTTTTAAAGTCAAAATGCAGCTCTTGTCACAACGGTTgccaaaatatgtatttctgaATTTGCTCCGTTCCACTCTCCCGTCCAGTAGGTGGCGGTAGTGCACTTGAAGCTGATTAATAACAAAATACGGATATACAGCTGCTGTGTTTACATCCTTCGCTGGCTTGTTAACACGAACAGAATAAGATAGCCAACAATTTCTTTGCACGCAAGAAAACAAATATCTAATATAGCGTTTTGTAGCACCACAGTGGCGTTTGTATGGGGGCGCATGGCCTTTTGGGCAACGAGCCCGAGTCTATCGACTATTCCGTGCACGAAGCCTGGAACGAGGCTACTAATGTTTACCTGCTGGTTATTCTAGTTAGCTTCGGCCTGCTGATCTACGCCAGAAAGTGAGAAATAATCTTTGTTCCTCTTGtgcttttttccccttcatcGTTAGGTTGCTCACAGCAGCACGTTGGAAAATATTATTTGTTCGTCTTGTCTTTTATAGCACACAAAACTCCATTAGAAAGTCATACAATTTCACGTTTGCTTGGCTACAACTGAATGTCCTTACCTTGCTGATTAGTAACCTGCATGTGACTATAATctgtaatttataaataatctaTAAATCTACCTATCTAATGGAGGATAATATCTCATCATGCAGAAACAAGCGGAAGATCATGCGTATCTTCACCCTGCCTCCCACGGCGGGGAGCAACCCGGAACCGAACTTCTACGACAGCCTGCAGAAGGTCCGTCTGCGACAACAGTTGGAGATGTACTCTTTGGGTTAGTATCACCTGTTTTTAACGCGCATCCTCCTCCAGTGGTCGTCTTGGTCATCCCGTGTCCTCCTGTTTGGTCTTCTAGCAAGGAAGTTTGAGCAGCAGCAGACGGACAGTGTTCAACTCTCCATGGAATGAGGACGGCTCTGCAGCTCTTCTCTGGAATGGACACCATGACACTTCGTGTTGTGATGGATTTCACCTGTGAGGTGACTTGGTGAGAGGAACCAAAACCGTCACTGAACTTTTTCATGCTGGAGAACATCCACGGTGAAGAATACCtacaatgtaacattttttacGTGTTAAATGTGCCATGGTTACTTGTTAGAATTCAGGCCTCAAAAAGGAGCAGATTGGGGGTTGTACCAGTCAACGTTTGTATTATAGAACTcataataaaaggaaaatatgaCATCACAAGCTGATTCAACTTCTATGGAAAGTCAACATGTGAAAATTGAGGTTTTGTTCCATGTTCCAGCTCTTTGGAAGCATATTCTGATTTGAGGTGTATGTGCTCAACGTATACAAATAGATCCAAGCAAGAGGAAGTGTACAAATGAGATGAATAATTCAATAGCACTCAacaaaaacagtataaaaataaGATTTCAAAAGCAgtcataaaatggctaaatatacatattaccagcacacacaaaatgcaataaaaaacaagTCAGCAAGCTGATATTCTGTTAAGACACCCGAACCCAGGGCCattttttgagggttttttttttacacatttaattttgtaaaattgccaaaaaagtttgctgtatttatattgtatgtatactTAAAAGACAAATGAGCCACAGGCTacaaatggcccctgtgccacactttgtaCACCCCTGCTCTTATAGCAACCCAACGGTCCTCCACTATTTAGCTTCTTAGCTCCTCTTGTGAGTGAACAATGGGAATTAAAGGGAATGAAcccgctgacctcacagctaggagacccgagttcaattcctcccacattccaaaaacatgctaggttaatcggccacaggtatgaatgtgagtgtgaatggttgtttgtctatatgtgccttgtgattggctggccaccagtccagggtggaccccgcctctgggataggctccagcacccccgcgaccctcgtgaggataagcggtagaaaattgtTAATGCAGCTGCAACTAAGCGACGTGTTACAACActtttactgcaaatgttgatctgaaatcggagAATGGGCTGTGTTGGAAATGTTCCCAAAGCTGGCACACAAGGTTAGATTTGTTGGTGCTACACAGGAGGAGCAGCAAGCTGGTGTAGCTAGCGTGCATCAACACCGCAGCAAAGCATATTCAAGTCAAAATGCGTGCGTGTTGGCAGGCCTGCAAAGAGAGGACATTGGAAAGGCAGCGAGCGGGATTATTCCGGAATTCAGTGTGGTCTGCGAGGACACACCCTGACGTCGGCGACCGAGAGCGAGCTGGCGTAATGGGACCTCCAGTCTCTGAGGAAGAGCTCCTCCGCTTGGCTCTGCAGCGTCTGCTGTCCTCGTTTCACCTCCGAGCCGGTCTGGTTGACCACCAAGCCCACTCCCGCCACCTCGGTGAAGTACAGCTCAGACCAGTTGGATGTGCCTGTCATGTATGAATGGCTTCTTTCATTCAATGTGCAGACATGAGAGCAGCGGCAAGGAGGTGACATACCGATGTACAGAACTCTGTCCGTCACCATGTACTTGGCGTGGTTGACTCGAGCCAAAGGGATCTTCATCTGCTCTGCGGTTGAAGACACCGTGAAGACTTTCTGCAGGGAAACAGAAGATTTAAGACTGGTGTCCAGAACAATACAAAGGCGCTAGATGCTCTAAACGCACCACTTCAATGTTGCATTTCAGCGGAGGCCTGTTGAGAACCACCAGCGACTGCAGAAATACGAACATGGCAGCAGGCGAGTTCTCCCAGCAGCTAACCAGGAGGCGCACATTCACGCCTCTAGCGCAGGCTGCTGCACGCAGGGCGGAGTCGATGGCGGGCCAGAACCTAGAGAGCGGGACAAGACATGGAGAGCGTTAAAACTGTTCAACGCTAAAGCCGCTTTCTGAAATTGGAATTATTTTAGCACATCAATAAAACCcattcaaatacaaataaataacatcaaaatgaaCGTACAATTCATTTACCTGAGTGGTTTGGTGAACTCTGACAACGGAAGATAGTCCATAATGGAGATGAAGATGAATTTCTTAGCATCATCAATGACGGACAGGATGGTGGCGAGATCGTCGGAGCGTCCACGGGCTGAGATGTGTGGGGGGGAGCTCTGCAGCAGACCACAGGAAGCGTTTGATGAAATTGACTGAAATTGTCCTTTGGAAGTGACGCTTAAACTCACGGATAAATACACTTGGGCGGCCACTCCATTGAAGTCGACGCGCAAAGGATGCTGGGAGCTGGACAGGGCGGTGAAGCGAGCAGGCCAATATGGTGGCAAGGAACCATTGAGCCTCGCGTACAGCTCAAATATACGAGAGGCGTCGCGCGCCAGGCAGCTGCAGTCCTCCACTACCAAGCCCACCTCTTTCACCTGGAtgacgcacgcacacgcacgcacacacacgcatgcacgcacacgcatgcacgcacacgcacgcacatgcacacgcacgcacacgcacacgggAAAGTGTGTTTCTGTTGTATTATTAGTGTAATACCTTGGAACTGCTTCCTTATTTTGCGGTCCAGTGTAGTCTGGAGACGTCCAGCAATGGAAGGGTCCTTTACCTGACTTAAAGAGCGCCAGTCCATGTTGGCACTACCCAGGTAGAGGTGCCTCTGATCCACCACCAACATCTTGGTGTGGACCATGCCTCCAGTTAAAGACTTCAGATCCAACTCTTTGATGTTTGCACCTGTtcaatgggaatgggaatgggaatgggaattgaatttcatttgaacatgcatcagattccaattgagtgcatcccataatcagttcccagttccacatgtccaaaaggagtaggaagaagcaaagcttattaaatcctacccctccatctggtacttttacaatcactaactgttacatttgttcacttcctgctttcctaatatagtggaagtatttttgtcccgtaccaaagtactgtgtgatatgagcatccaatgccataatgtgtaccatagtgcgtgtcaatatagtgatatatatagcacatcatgactggttgaagactccaAACAAAAAGCAAGCTGTTAAAGAAGGTTTAGGAGAAGAAGGGTCTTCTACTGTGCAAACCTGCTGCGGCCAGCTCAGCGGTGTCTTGACTCGCAATCTGAGGGCTGTTCACGACCATGTGGAGCTTCACGTCCTTGGAAAGGAGTTGCTTAAGTCGCTCAAAGACCTTCCTGCCCTGCACAAATATAGCAGAAACATCAGAGGGGTGGTTGGTGCGTCACGTGGGGGGGCGCTCTTCTTGCCTGAGTGTCCAGGGGAGCGAAGTCGGCTTGGCTGCTCCGCAGGGCCACGTAGAAAGCGGCGATGCTGACCGAGCCGTCGGCCTTGTCCAGCAGCCTGAGCCAGCTGGTGGCCGTGCTCTGCTGCGGTAATGGGCTGGACGGGTACAGGCCGCTGGGGATGCTCTCCACCAGATGAACCCTGAACATGGACATTTCAAGCGCTTTCATTCACTCACATCCTCAGTCAGGCTGCCATCTTCAACATTTTTACCTCTCGTGTCATTTCATCCTACCTGCACTTCAGGCAAGAGATCAACACGCCTCAACAACACGACAACGGCCAATCATTGCAGCAAGACTCCCATGTACCAATACTTTTTAAAAcggtggttaacttctttttacacttgaatgacagCATTTATCACCGAATGTtcattaaatcattcattcattttctgctgcttatcctcacaaggggtgctggagcctatcccagctgtcttggggtgagaggcggggtccaccctggactggtggccagccaatcccagagcacatatagacaaacaaccattcacactcacattcatacctatggacaatttggagtggctaattaacctagcatgtttttggaatgtgggaggaaaccggagtacccggagaaaacccacgcatgcacgaggagaacatgcaaactccacagagatggccgagggtggaattgaactcgggtctctgacCAAATGTGTCATAAACTATTTGTCTGGCTGGCAGATGGGATGTTTGTAATGTCAAATATGAGCGTTGCCTCCATAAAGGCTGGGAAAGACTAATATCGTCAATAGAGTCAAACATTTGTCAAGAATTCCCAGCATTGGATGAAACTAAAAGTGGTTGGATTGGTTTGGATCCTTCCCATTTGATGCAAACTCCTTACCGACAATCCCTGCCACACGGTTCTGCCATGAGGCCCACCCCCTCCAGCCAGTGTAGCTCCAGCTGAGCGGCGAGCTGGCTGACGGACGTGGGAAGCCCAAAGTGCCAAGCGTGCATCCCAAGCAGCAGCAGAGTAGCCGGCAGCAGGTAGCAGAGGACAAAACTAGGACATCCTGATCCCTGGAGAAAGCGAGGGGGCGTTTTGAATGACAACAAGGATACCAAATACCAAGCTTCAGTATTGGTCACCTTTGTTGGCTGGGTGGATGAAGCTGCGCCAGGTTTCTCTGCTGCCACGAGGCAGGCTTCCTCGTCATCCTCTACTTCCTCCTTTGAGACGTACTCCGCTTCCGCCCTGGTGGTTACGTGCACCTCATTGCGGTCTTTTGCGTCTCCGGAATCACCCATCGCAAATTCATCCTCGCTGTCCACATCCGACGAAGACCTCAAGTCGTCTGCCTCGGGTGTGTGTGGATGTTCCCACGGTGGTTGTTCATTCACGATACCTTCCGTGTGGCTAACATCAGGCATGCAAGCGTCCTCTGTGGACTCGGTGCTGGTCGGGGAACTGTTTCCCTCATCAGAACTTTTTGGCGTATCTCCCAGAGGATTATCTTGGCTGAGGTCCACGCATGGAAGCTGACCTATGAGGTCATCCATCTCAGTGGCGGTGCTGCCCCGGCTGTCGGGTTGCTCTTGGAAGAGGCCCTCCTCCGCTCTCAGGGCAGGCCTGGGGCTCACCATGAAGAGACCATGCTGCACCCCCTCAGACAACATGCACGGCTTGGGTGTAGACCCCACAGCCGTTTGTTCTGTGGGTGCCTCAAGGCCAAGTCTCGGGAGGCGTCCTAATAACTGGGGATGCGCTTTTTCTGCAATATCAGCTAGTTTGGACTTGGACGTGTCCACAGAGACTCCAGTGGGCTTCTCAGCAGGCTGAATTACTGGGAGCAGAAGCTCTTTTTTGGACATGGACACCTCAGCGCTCCCAGTGCCAGGCCGCTTATGAAAAGTCGGGATGCGGGAAGCAGGCTTTGCACTTTTGCGGGTCGTGTCGTCTCTCTCTTCGGGTTCTCTTTTGGAAGCCTTATCTTGCAAACGGAGACGGTCCAGCACAACACTGCAGTGCTTCACTTCCTGAAGGAGACAGAAGACCTTGTGTGTTTACAGTTAGCAACAATTCCAGCACTCAAACTGATGCAAACTATGAATTGGGGTTTTTGCCTATTTCTATATGCTGTATAATAATCCCTTGTTCatcacaaagtaggattcatgatttataaatggaatatatttgtCATTGGTAATTGATGGAAacactgtttacaaccttctaaatatgatttctaacattattagagcccctctagacattaaataacacccctatagtcacttttacacctgtattacccaaaatagtcaacataataagataaggtaagacaaaaattattttaagccacttttgtgtttgaaaatacttaatttaagcCCAACAACATTTGCTTCACCATGTATATTTTGACACAACAGTgatgatttatgaatatatttagaaAAACCGTGGTCGAGTCAACCTCAAAATTCAAAGCACCAAGTGGCAAATGTGCGCtgtgtattttatgtcattttttggatTTGTTAGCAATGTACCGTCTAATTTGTGCTTTAGTTTACTTTGGGCTGTGGGCCATGTTAGCCGAGCTGAGTCACTCCAGTCTTCAATAATTTAGAAGCACAGCTCCGTTACTACACAGTGCAGTTATACATAGATACATGTggtaaatgtgtatataataGGTCGTCACTGCAGTTATACATAGATACATGTggtaaatgtgtgtatataatagGTCGTCACTGCAGTTATACATAGATACATGTggtaaatgtgtatataataGGTCGTCACTGCAGTTATACATAGATACATGTGGTAAATGTGTGCATATAATAGGTCGTCACTGCAGTTATACATAGATACATGTGGTAAATGTGTGCATATAATAGGTCATCACTGCAGTTATACATAGATACATGTggtaaatgtgtgtatataatagGTCGTTACTGCAGTTATACATAGATACATGTGGTAAATGTGAGTATATAATAGGTCGTCACTGCAGTTATACATAGATACATGTggtaaatgtgtatataataGGTCGTCACTGCAGTTATACATAGATACATGTggtaaatgtgtatataataGGTCGTCACTGCAGTTATACATAGATACATGTggtaaatgtgtatataataGGTCGTCACTGCAGTTATACATAGATACATGTggtaaatgtgtatataataGGTCGTCACTGCAGTTATACATAGATACATGTggtaaatgtgtatataataGGTCGTCACTGCCTATACTGTGCATACACATCATAATAGATTTAGCACATTTGAATTTGTCTGAAGATGCTACGTGAGGAAGTAGTTGGTGTCCAGGAAGTACAATCCTGCTACCGTTTCTGTCTCCTCCACagtttcctcttcttcctcatcaGGCTGAAGTCTGTCCATCACTTGGCTCTGCACGGCGTCCGATTCCGCGTCCTCCGGctcctaataaaaataaacatgagtcGGCAAGTAACGATAGCGCTATAAAAAATGAATGCGGTGTGTGCGATGTACACTAAAGGACAAACGCTGACATCATCAAATGACGTCAGAATAAAAAAGACTCACCATGACACGCTAGCTGGCGAGCTTTAATAAACTTACGCAAAACGCACTTCAGCCGGCAGGTGTAAGATAATGACGGTAAAGCGACACAAGTGTTCCAcgtcaataaaaatgtttgcttttgttttccCGGTCAAGCGGGCTAAAGATGCTAGCGTCCGTGTTAGCCAAACATGCTACAGCGAGGAACTACGTGGCTCGCTCGACTTTTCTTTCCGCTGCAGAGAGAGGAAGCGGAAAAGTATTATTACTCACCGTGGACGTGGGTCTCTCTCGCAGGCGGGACGACCGCGTGGTTTCTGTTGTTGTTACGTCCCTCTCCTCGTCGCCATCATTGCGGTACATTGACTTTCTAGAGCGCAACACCATCGGCATTTTCTCTCCTTTTATAGCGCCTTTGGACTTAAAAGCGTGAACGTGATATTAACACATTCAGTCACCAAAAT from Doryrhamphus excisus isolate RoL2022-K1 chromosome 23, RoL_Dexc_1.0, whole genome shotgun sequence carries:
- the pld7 gene encoding uncharacterized protein pld7 isoform X1 yields the protein MPMVLRSRKSMYRNDGDEERDVTTTETTRSSRLRERPTSTEPEDAESDAVQSQVMDRLQPDEEEEETVEETETEVKHCSVVLDRLRLQDKASKREPEERDDTTRKSAKPASRIPTFHKRPGTGSAEVSMSKKELLLPVIQPAEKPTGVSVDTSKSKLADIAEKAHPQLLGRLPRLGLEAPTEQTAVGSTPKPCMLSEGVQHGLFMVSPRPALRAEEGLFQEQPDSRGSTATEMDDLIGQLPCVDLSQDNPLGDTPKSSDEGNSSPTSTESTEDACMPDVSHTEGIVNEQPPWEHPHTPEADDLRSSSDVDSEDEFAMGDSGDAKDRNEVHVTTRAEAEYVSKEEVEDDEEACLVAAEKPGAASSTQPTKGSGCPSFVLCYLLPATLLLLGMHAWHFGLPTSVSQLAAQLELHWLEGVGLMAEPCGRDCRVHLVESIPSGLYPSSPLPQQSTATSWLRLLDKADGSVSIAAFYVALRSSQADFAPLDTQGRKVFERLKQLLSKDVKLHMVVNSPQIASQDTAELAAAGANIKELDLKSLTGGMVHTKMLVVDQRHLYLGSANMDWRSLSQVKEVGLVVEDCSCLARDASRIFELYARLNGSLPPYWPARFTALSSSQHPLRVDFNGVAAQVYLSSSPPHISARGRSDDLATILSVIDDAKKFIFISIMDYLPLSEFTKPLRFWPAIDSALRAAACARGVNVRLLVSCWENSPAAMFVFLQSLVVLNRPPLKCNIEVKVFTVSSTAEQMKIPLARVNHAKYMVTDRVLYIGTSNWSELYFTEVAGVGLVVNQTGSEVKRGQQTLQSQAEELFLRDWRSHYASSLSVADVRACQHARILT
- the smim19 gene encoding small integral membrane protein 19, whose translation is MGAHGLLGNEPESIDYSVHEAWNEATNVYLLVILVSFGLLIYARKNKRKIMRIFTLPPTAGSNPEPNFYDSLQKVRLRQQLEMYSLARKFEQQQTDSVQLSME
- the pld7 gene encoding 5'-3' exonuclease PLD3 isoform X2, whose protein sequence is MEPEDAESDAVQSQVMDRLQPDEEEEETVEETETEVKHCSVVLDRLRLQDKASKREPEERDDTTRKSAKPASRIPTFHKRPGTGSAEVSMSKKELLLPVIQPAEKPTGVSVDTSKSKLADIAEKAHPQLLGRLPRLGLEAPTEQTAVGSTPKPCMLSEGVQHGLFMVSPRPALRAEEGLFQEQPDSRGSTATEMDDLIGQLPCVDLSQDNPLGDTPKSSDEGNSSPTSTESTEDACMPDVSHTEGIVNEQPPWEHPHTPEADDLRSSSDVDSEDEFAMGDSGDAKDRNEVHVTTRAEAEYVSKEEVEDDEEACLVAAEKPGAASSTQPTKGSGCPSFVLCYLLPATLLLLGMHAWHFGLPTSVSQLAAQLELHWLEGVGLMAEPCGRDCRVHLVESIPSGLYPSSPLPQQSTATSWLRLLDKADGSVSIAAFYVALRSSQADFAPLDTQGRKVFERLKQLLSKDVKLHMVVNSPQIASQDTAELAAAGANIKELDLKSLTGGMVHTKMLVVDQRHLYLGSANMDWRSLSQVKEVGLVVEDCSCLARDASRIFELYARLNGSLPPYWPARFTALSSSQHPLRVDFNGVAAQVYLSSSPPHISARGRSDDLATILSVIDDAKKFIFISIMDYLPLSEFTKPLRFWPAIDSALRAAACARGVNVRLLVSCWENSPAAMFVFLQSLVVLNRPPLKCNIEVKVFTVSSTAEQMKIPLARVNHAKYMVTDRVLYIGTSNWSELYFTEVAGVGLVVNQTGSEVKRGQQTLQSQAEELFLRDWRSHYASSLSVADVRACQHARILT